One Aegilops tauschii subsp. strangulata cultivar AL8/78 chromosome 7, Aet v6.0, whole genome shotgun sequence genomic window carries:
- the LOC141027260 gene encoding uncharacterized protein translates to MPDSIITDNGTNFAKGALAQYCSVSSICLDLVSIAHLQSNGQVEWANGLILSDIKPGVVEPLIHSPGSWLDELPAVLWSLRTMPNRSTGFTPFFLQGLRHYHSKKIKPLAFREGDLILRLVQEQTGQHKLSSPREGPFIVSKALCDRNAYYLIDARKSNKRKRDTAGKETTRAWNAELLRPFYS, encoded by the exons ATGCCGGACAGCATCATTACGgacaacggcaccaacttcgccaagggcgcGCTCGCGCAGTACTGCTCCGTCTCCAGCATATGCCTCGACCTGGTTTCCATTGCACACCTGCAGTCCAATGGCCAGGTCGAGTGGGCCAACGGCCTCATCCTATCCGACATCAAGCCGGGAGTCGTCGAGCCGCTCATCCATTCGCCCGGCAGCTGGCTTGACGAgttgccggccgtcctctggagtctccgCACAATGCCAAACCGGTCCACcgggttcaccccgttcttcctc caaggcctgaggcactaccacagcaagaagatcaagcccctcgctTTCCGGGAAGGAGACCTCATCCTCCGGCTCGTCCAAGAGCAGACCGGCCAACACAAGTTGTCCTCCCCAAGGGAgggccccttcatcgtcagcaaggcCTTGTGCGATCGCAACGCATACTATCTCATCGATGCCCGCAAGTCAAACAAGCGCAAGAGGGACACCGCCGGCAAAGAAACAACTCGTGCATGGAATGCAGAGCTCCTCCGCCCGTTTTACAGTTAG